A region from the Mustela erminea isolate mMusErm1 chromosome 10, mMusErm1.Pri, whole genome shotgun sequence genome encodes:
- the CPLANE2 gene encoding ciliogenesis and planar polarity effector 2 isoform X1, with protein MRLRHPRLGGRRAPKPDASRAEAMARPPAPGSVIVPDWHESAEGKEYLACILRKNRRRVFGLLERPVLPPPVAIDTASYKIFVSGKSGVGKTALVAKLAGLEVPVIHHETTGIQTTVVFWPAKLQASDRIVMFRFEFWDCGESALKKFDHMLPACKEKTDAFLFLFSFTDRASFEDLPGQLARVAGEAPGVVRMVIGSKFDQYMHTDVPERDLTAFRQAWGLPLLRVKSVPGRRLADGRTLDGRAGLADIAHVLNGLAEQLWHQDQVAAGVLPNTSENTPS; from the exons ATGCGCCTCAGACACCCGCGCCTGGGCGGGCGGCGGGCTCCGAAGCCGGATGCGAGCCGGGCGGAAG CCATGGCCAGACCACCTGCCCCGGGCTCGGTGATTGTTCCAGACTGGCACGAGAGTGCTGAGGGCAAGGAGTACCTGGCTTGCATCTTACGCAAGAACCGCAGACGGGTGTTTG GGCTGCTGGAGCGACCAGTGCTGCCCCCACCCGTGGCCATTGACACAGCCAGCTACAAGATCTTCGTGTCTGGGAAGAGTGGCGTGGGCAAGACAGCGCTGGTGGCCAAGCTGGCTGGCCTAGAGGTACCCGTCATACACCATGAGACCACTG GCATCCAGACCACCGTGGTATTTTGGCCAGCCAAGCTGCAGGCCAGCGACCGTATTGTCATGTTCCGCTTTGAGTTCTGGGACTGTGGGGAGTCTGCACTCAAAAAGTTCGATCACATGCTGCCG GCCTGCAAGGAGAAAACAGatgctttcctcttcctcttctccttcaccGACCGTGCGTCCTTTGAAGACCTCCCTGGACAGCTGGCCCGAGTAGCAGGCGAGGCCCCTGGTGTTGTCAGGATGGTCATCGGCTCCAA ATTTGACCAGTACATGCACACAGATGTGCCTGAGCGGGACCTCACAGCCTTCCGGCAGGCTTGGGGACTGCCGCTCCTTCGGGTGAAGAGTGTGCCAGGGCGGCGGCTGGCAGATGGGCGCACTCTGGATGGGCGGGCCGGGCTAGCCGACATTGCCCATGTGCTCAATGGCTTGGCTGAACAGCTGTGGCACCAGGACCAGGTGGCAGCTGGTGTGCTCCCCAACACCTCTGAGAACACCCCAAGCTGA
- the CPLANE2 gene encoding ciliogenesis and planar polarity effector 2 isoform X2 translates to MARPPAPGSVIVPDWHESAEGKEYLACILRKNRRRVFGLLERPVLPPPVAIDTASYKIFVSGKSGVGKTALVAKLAGLEVPVIHHETTGIQTTVVFWPAKLQASDRIVMFRFEFWDCGESALKKFDHMLPACKEKTDAFLFLFSFTDRASFEDLPGQLARVAGEAPGVVRMVIGSKFDQYMHTDVPERDLTAFRQAWGLPLLRVKSVPGRRLADGRTLDGRAGLADIAHVLNGLAEQLWHQDQVAAGVLPNTSENTPS, encoded by the exons ATGGCCAGACCACCTGCCCCGGGCTCGGTGATTGTTCCAGACTGGCACGAGAGTGCTGAGGGCAAGGAGTACCTGGCTTGCATCTTACGCAAGAACCGCAGACGGGTGTTTG GGCTGCTGGAGCGACCAGTGCTGCCCCCACCCGTGGCCATTGACACAGCCAGCTACAAGATCTTCGTGTCTGGGAAGAGTGGCGTGGGCAAGACAGCGCTGGTGGCCAAGCTGGCTGGCCTAGAGGTACCCGTCATACACCATGAGACCACTG GCATCCAGACCACCGTGGTATTTTGGCCAGCCAAGCTGCAGGCCAGCGACCGTATTGTCATGTTCCGCTTTGAGTTCTGGGACTGTGGGGAGTCTGCACTCAAAAAGTTCGATCACATGCTGCCG GCCTGCAAGGAGAAAACAGatgctttcctcttcctcttctccttcaccGACCGTGCGTCCTTTGAAGACCTCCCTGGACAGCTGGCCCGAGTAGCAGGCGAGGCCCCTGGTGTTGTCAGGATGGTCATCGGCTCCAA ATTTGACCAGTACATGCACACAGATGTGCCTGAGCGGGACCTCACAGCCTTCCGGCAGGCTTGGGGACTGCCGCTCCTTCGGGTGAAGAGTGTGCCAGGGCGGCGGCTGGCAGATGGGCGCACTCTGGATGGGCGGGCCGGGCTAGCCGACATTGCCCATGTGCTCAATGGCTTGGCTGAACAGCTGTGGCACCAGGACCAGGTGGCAGCTGGTGTGCTCCCCAACACCTCTGAGAACACCCCAAGCTGA